AGGTTGGTATGGATAACAATGCATTAATTAATGCGATGGAGGGTGATGGTGCAGCTAAGGCTGCTTTAGGCGGCAGGACTCCTGTGGTATCACCTCAAGCTGTAAAAGAATTTGCTACAGGGAGTAAAACTCAACGAGAAACTTTAGGATCTGCTGGCACTAGAAGAGAAAATGTCGGTAAACTAAGGGAGTTTTTAAAAGAAAACAATGGTAGAGTTGGAGTTGGAAGCACACCGCAAGGTAGACTTGAGTTACAAAGTAGAGGGATAAAAATAGATGATTCTGCTGTAATTGACTCTGGCCGCCGAAGTGGAGTGAAAACTTTGACACGTGATAAAAAATTATTAAAAAAAGCTCCTGATGAAACTGAGAAATTTTAATTATGAGTAATAATCAAAGTGCCTTATTTTTGGTTGAATACATGCAAGCACTTTCTGAAGAAGCATATACTGCAAATTGGATGACGGGCTTGGAGTACGCGCTTTGGTATGCAGTGAATAATGGCCCAATGTCATATGGAAGATTGATTATTAATCAGGATCATATAAATCGACTAGTTGAATTGTCTAATAAATGTGGAGGCTGGTTTGTATATGACGATGATCGTGAGGAAATATTCATTCCGCTTAATGAATGGGAAATTTTATATAAAAATAACTTTGATGAAAATAAAAAGTATATTACCGGATAAGTTATTTTTCGCCGAAAATGACATTCTTAAATCATCTCAATCCCCGCTGCGATGGGAGGAAAGAATAGCTGTCATGGTTTATGCTTGCTTTGGGAGACATTCGCACAACAGGCCAGTATGCCACATAGGCTCTTAGCGGCTGCTCTCCAGGGGGAGGCCTCCAGCCTTATCCCCTATAGTGACATGCCGGCGTATTGTGCGCGAGCCGTTGCCCACGGAAGTCTCCTGGCTCCCGCATAGACCACGCCAGCTTCCTCCCACGCACCCCCATAGTTGACTCACCTTCGCCAAGGCTCAGTTCGTTATGCTTAGAGTCATCCATGCCTGGTGTAGCGAGGACGTCCTGTCCTCGCTAAGAACCGCCCCTGACCCATCGTAGATATCATAGGTAGCTAGCTACGATATGTATGACTCTACCTACGATGGCAGCTTGCGCGCCAAACAAGTTGGCACTCGGCTGCTAGCCGCCCACAAACCCAAGTTTGCCTACCTTCGGCCAAACGGTTAGCACCCTCCGGGCTTCATGATAGATCTGCCTTTACAGGCAAGGTTTTGGCGCAGTGCGCATTTTCCTTTAGCAGCCTTTTCTGTGCGGGGGCTGCCAAAGGGAAAATATCAACTATATTTTTCTAACCTGTCTTTCCAATAGTAGGGTTTTTTGCGATGTGGTGCTATAGCCAGAATAATGATCTTTTCTTGGTAAATCATGTAGATAATGGAATAAGGATATTTTTTAAGATTTTGTCGTCTAGCTCCAACGTTATCTTCTGATCTGCGATATGGGTTAGAGATGAGTTTCTGTAGATAAAATTCAAATTCATTAAGGAATTTATCAGCAGTGTTTGAGGATTGTTCTGAATACTTAGAGGTGGCATCAACTAATTCTAGTCGAGCCTCGGAAAGAAATTGGAAAATCATGCTATTTTTTTATGATATCCCTAGCTTCTTTGAGCACTTCTTCTCCATCAAATAATTGAGCTTTGTCAGATTTAACTAAGTCAACACGTCTCTGAATTTCCTCGTCCCAGGCTTGCTGAATCTCTTCTTCAGAATCCTCAATACCATCGAGATCCTCAAGAAGTAAATTAACCAAAGAAATCTTCTCTTCTTGAGGAAGATTCATGACTTCTTTGGATATTTTTTCAAGTAATGGACTCATATTATTAAATGTACCATAGCTTATATTATCGGCAGTTTCCAGTAAGTAATTCAGCGTCATCACTCTTCTTGTCCATACAGATAATTAGGTGTGACACCCAGAATTTGGACCAACATTTTAATTTGATCCTCTCTCAAGGCAATAGTACGCCGCTCCCACAAGGTATAAGCAGTTTGGGTAATACCAAGTTGGCTAGCCATTTGATCTTGAGTTAGCCCTTTATTAGTTCTTGCTTTATAAAGGCGCTCACCAAAGGGTGGCCTAGAGTTTTTGGCTGGTCTTCCTGCGTTCATGATTACGATTGAAACCCATAATATTATGCGAATCTTCTAAAATGAAGGTATTTTTTCATTGCCAATTACGAGTATTACTCATATTAATTATGTGTAATAATCGTAATTAAGGAAAGGAATATAATGCCTCAAGACGATCAAGGAACCCGCTTAACCAAATTACTACTTCGTTTGTTAGAGTATACGCAGATTGAGTTTCAACAAAGTGAAGTGCTCAAGCAAATCATCAAGGACCTGGAATCAGAAAGAGATAGGAATACCGACTATGAACCAGGACAAAACTAAACGCTCCAAGAAAAACAAAAGGCTTAAACACATTTATGCGAAGCTTGTCGATTGGCTTATAGAATATGAAAACCAGCATCTAGACCAAGCAGATAAAATACACCAACTACTCATAGCTCTGGAAAAAGAGGTTAATTCATGAAGCTGCAAATTTCAGAAGAAACTCAGGAAGCCTTCATCGATCTAGAAGATCGCTTCTATCGACTTCGTGGCATGGAGAAGAATAACAACTTAGAAGTGCTCAAGCTTAATCTACGCATCAAAGCCAATGATCGAATTCATTTTGATACTCTTGATCTTTACAATGCTCGCGCTCGTAAATCCTTTGTTGCGGTCGCTTCTGATATCACTGGGGCTTTGAGAGAAGAAATTGAGAAGGATCTCACTACCATCATTGAACTCATTGAACCTCACCAGGAAGAGAGGTTAAAACAAAAGCTGCAAACTCTG
Above is a genomic segment from Verrucomicrobiota bacterium containing:
- a CDS encoding type II toxin-antitoxin system RelE/ParE family toxin — its product is MIFQFLSEARLELVDATSKYSEQSSNTADKFLNEFEFYLQKLISNPYRRSEDNVGARRQNLKKYPYSIIYMIYQEKIIILAIAPHRKKPYYWKDRLEKYS
- a CDS encoding helix-turn-helix transcriptional regulator — encoded protein: MNAGRPAKNSRPPFGERLYKARTNKGLTQDQMASQLGITQTAYTLWERRTIALREDQIKMLVQILGVTPNYLYGQEE
- a CDS encoding addiction module protein; this translates as MSPLLEKISKEVMNLPQEEKISLVNLLLEDLDGIEDSEEEIQQAWDEEIQRRVDLVKSDKAQLFDGEEVLKEARDIIKK